The DNA region CTGTCCCAGTCGATAAGTTCATCCCATTTATCGACGAAGCTGTGGACGTATTCCTGCTGATAGTTCTCGGAACGGCGAATGGCGCGAGGGTCATCTTCGCGAGGTTGTTCGAGTGCGGCACTCATAAGCGGTCTCCTTCATTTTAAGGGCGCGTCAATGCCGGGGTCGCGTGCGGCAGTAGTTTCCGCCACGCGTGGTTGTTGAGCATTGATACGAGGTTTAGTGTATAGAGGCGGCCTTTTTAGGCTGCTTGAACCGCAAGGTATTTCACCTTGCCCGCGAGAGCGGATGCGTTTTCGCGACACGTCCAGAATGACGTGGCGACAACGATTAAAATTATAGTAACGGATTCCGCGAGACATATCGAATCCACTGTGTGGGCACGAGGGTCGCGCTGACAGGGCCCGGTGTCGCGGGTTATCCTTGAATCTCTTATCGTATGCTGAATCATCGGAATTATTATGAGTCGCTGGATTGAAGGGCGCGTCATCGACAATCGGCGCTGGACCAGCCAGCTTTATTCGCTACAGATCGATGCGCCCGTGGGGCCATTCAAAGCCGGACAGTTCACGCGTCTGGGGCTGGATATCGACGGCGAGAGAGTGGCTCGTCCCTACTCGTTCGTCAACGCCCCGCATGAGCGTTACGTGGAAATCTATTCAATTACCGTGCCCGGCGGGCCGCTTTCAAACCGGCTTTTTCATCTGACCGCAGGCAACCAGGTGTGGCTCGCACCCAAGGGCGCCGGCTTCTTCACGCTTGTCGAAGTGCCGGATGGCAAGTATCTGTGGATGCTGTCCACCGGCACCGCGCTGGGTCCGTTTCTCGCCATTCTGAAGACCGATGAACCCTGGGCGCGTTTCCGCAAGATCGTGCTGACGCATGCCGTTCGAACCGCCGAAGAGCTGACTTACCAGGACACGATCCGCGAGTTGATGACGGCGCATCCGGATCAACTGACTTATATCCCTTTCGTCAGCCGCGAGGACACGGATTTCGCCATCAAGGGCCGCGTCCCGCCCGCCATCGAGGACGGTCGGCTGGAATCAAGAGCCGGCATCGCGCTCACCGCGGACGATTCGCAGGTCATGTTGTGCGGCAATCCGGCGATGGTCGGCGACACCAGCGACGTACTCGAAGCGCGCGGTTTAAAAAAGAACAAACGCAAGGAAAAGGGACACATCACAACGGAGAACTATTGGTGAATCCCGGCCGCGACTGTGCCGGTAAATAACCGTCCCGTTGGCACCCGCTGGAAATGACGCAACGCAGGCCGGAGATGCTTAACCGAATCGTCTCAAGGCGGTGCTTGCCGTGGCACTCATGTTGACCGCGGGCCAAGGTTGCCAACCCGGACGTGCGGACCCGCCGGGCGCGTTTGCCCGTTAAGTCGCCGCGCACAGCGACATGCTCACGCGGGGCTAAGCCGCGCGTCGCAACGGGAATCGACGCATGGAATTTTTGTTCAGCACGTTTATCGTGCTGCTGATCGTGATCGATCCGCTGGGCAATGCGCCGATTTTCATGGCGCTAACCCCCAATGTAACGGCTGCGTACCGGCGCCAGATGGCGATTCGGGGCGTCGCTCTCGCCACCGCGATTCTGCTGGTGTTTCTGCTGATCGGCAACACGTTGCCTAAAACGCTGGGCATCGGCATCTCCGCATTCCGCATCGCAGGTGGCATCCTGTTGTTTTTGTTGGCGATTGACAAGGTGTTTGCGCGCCAGTCGGGGCTGCGCTCCACCACTGTGCGTGAACAGCAGGAAGCGGAACTCAAGCAGGACGTGTCGGTGTTTCCGCTGGCTTTTCCATTGATCGCGGGGCCGGGCGCCTTGACCACCGTGCTGCTGATGACCTCTCCGCGACCTGAGACCCGGATCTTCATCGGCATGCTGGTGGCGCTGTTGCTGGTGCTGGGACTGGCGCTGCTGTCGCTCCTGTTTGCGCATCGGCTCATGCGGCTGCTCGGGGAGACCGGCGCCAACGTTATCACCCGGCTGCTGGGTCTGATGCTGGCGGCGCTAGCGACCCAATATGTGCTGGACGGCGTGCGAGCTGCGTTTTTTGTTTAACCTCCCGGTTGCGCGTACGATAACGAACCTGAAACCTGCCACCCGCTCGTGGATCCCGATTCCCATGCCAAATCTAATGCTCACGTTCTTCCCGCGTCGCCTGCTGTTTGCGATTCTGCCACTGGCGCTTATCAGCGCCGGCCTGCGCGCCGATATCGCCGATCCGCCGCCGCTCCAACCCACCGTCTCGCAATTGCTTGAAACTGAACTGATCACGGGTTTTCTCACTGAATATCATTACGGGAAACCGACCCTGAACGACGCTTTGTCGCGCAAGACCCTCGCCCAATACATCGAGAGCATCGATCCCGGGCGCAGCTATTTTCTGCAATCCGACATCGATAAATTTTCGGCTTACGAAACCCGTCTGGACGATTATCTGCGCGCATCGAACCCGGAGCCGGCATTCGTCATATTCCGCGTATTCAGGCAGCGTCTGCATGAACGCGTGGAGCATGCGAAGCGCCTGCTGGAGCGCGACTTCGATTTCACTGTGGATGAATCGTATGAGTATGATCGCAGCGATTCACTTTGGGCGACAAGTCGCGAACAGCTCGACGAAATCTGGCGCAAACGAGTGAAAAACGATGTACTGAGTCTGCGTCTTGCCGGTCAGAGGCAGGACAAATTGACCGACACGTTGCGCGGGCGCTACGTGCGTCTGGGCAGCCAGACCGATCAGTACCGCACCGAAGACGTGTATCAATTGTTCATGAACTCTTTTACTCAGTCGATCGAGCCCCACACGGCTTATCTGCTGCCCCGCGCATCCGAAGACTTCGAGATCCGCATGAGTCTCTCCCTGGAGGGGATTGGCGCGGTGCTGCAATCGGAGAACGAGCACACGGTTATCCGCGAGATCGTCACCGGGGGGCCTGCCGATACGAGCGATCAACTGAGCGTCGAGGATCGCATTACCGGCGTCGGCCAAGGCGAAGACGGCAGGATCATCGACGTCGTGGGCTGGCGTCTGGACGATGTGGTCGATCAGATTCGCGGGCCCAAAGGCACCACGGTACGCTTGCAGGTGCTGCCCAGGGGCGCGGGCATTGAGGCGCCCGCCAGGGTCATTACGATGACGCGCAACGAAATCAAGCTGGAAGATCAGGCCGCGCAAAAGTCGGTGATAGAAGTGCCGACGAGCGACGGTCAGGCGCGTATCGGCGTGATCGAGGTGCCGGCCTTTTATCTGGATTACGAAGCCTACGCGCGCGAGGATCCAGACTATCGCAGCACCACCCGTGACGTTCGCCGTCTGCTGCGCGAACTAAACCAAGAAAAAGTGGAGGGCATTGTCGTGGATTTACGCGGCAACGGCGGCGGCTCGCTGACGGAGGCTACACAATTGACCGGCCTGTTTATCGAGTCTGGCCCCATCGTTCAGGTCAAGGATACGAACGCGCGCGTAGAAGTCCTGCAGGACCCCGATCCCGACATTGCATACAGCGGTCCGCTGGCAGTGCTGGTGGACGGTTTCAGCGCATCCGCGTCCGAAATCTTCGCCGGCGCGATTCAGGACTACCATCGCGGCGTGGTCATTGGCGAACCGACTTTCGGCAAGGGAACGGTGCAGCAAATGGTCGACCTGAACAATGGGGTCGACGAGGAAAGCGATGCGACCCTGGGCCAGATAACCATGACCGTGGCGCAATTTTATCGCGTCAGCGGCGCCAGCACGCAGCATCGTGGCGTGGTCCCGGATATCCGGTTCCCCACCGTTATCGACAACCACGAGCAAGGCGAACGCGCGCTGGATAACGCGTTGCCGTGGGATGAGATTCAGGCCGCCGCGTACTCGCCACGCGCGATCCACGCGGCGGAAGTCAACGTAGCGCGGGAACGACACGTGCAGCGAATGCGGCAAGATCCGGCTTTCGAATACCTGATGCAGGAAATACACGCCAGCGAAATGGCGCAAAATGAGCACTCGGTCAGCCTGCTTGAATCCAGGCGGCGCACGGAGATGGACGCCATGGAGCAGGCGAGCCATAACCGCGAAGCCGTGTACCGCAAGGCAAGCGGTCTTCCCGCCCGGACGAACGAGATAAATGGCGGCGGGTTCGATCCGAATCAGGTGCTGTTAAAGGAAGCCGCACACATTCTTTACGACCTCATCAACAATCCCGCTATTGAAATGCCGGAAAGTTTGAGAACGGCCAAAGAGCAACGGGGGTGATATGGAAAGGCAAGGGTAAGCGTTAAGATGGTTGATTTCGAGAGTCAAGCGTACGAACGACAGCATAGACGGGAAACGGCCAAGGTGAACCGCTGTCGTGAAATTAATTACTCCGCCGCTGGCGGGTCCGGGTCACCGCCGGTTTCCTGCCCCGCGTCCCCGGCGGTATTCTGCTCAGCACTCTCAGTCGGTGGTGCGCCGGTAACGGCGCCCACCTGTTCGTGCACAATTGCAGCGATGTCGATGCCGAACTGGTCTCGGATCAGCGGACTCGCCGCGTAGATGCTGGTGGCCAGCAGGGCAAGCGCCAGCAGCAAGGTCAACCAGGAGCGCCCGGAGCCGGTGCGCGCGTAGCGATCGCTGGAATCATCGTATCGGTGTGGCTGGCGCATGACGGTTGGCCCCGGCGCGCGCCGTTCGTCACGTGGATCGGCAAACAGCGAAGGACGATCTGCCTCGGACCGGACGGCGCCCCCCGTCTGTTGTTGCTTCACGGTCTGCGGCGGTATGGGCCGGGGACGCGCCGACGGCGGTGGCGTACGCTCATTTTCCAATGATTTCAGGGCGTCGTTCACGGGCGACTTCTGGTTGACTGACTGCAGATGCGGCGGCGCGGCGCCGCGGCGTTCCGGGTTCGTGCGCTCGGGGGCGGCGCGGTTATCTGGCCCATGCGCGCCGGCTTTCTCTGTCCGATTAAAACGCTCGGCGTTCGGTGGCCGCGTCGCGTCGCTCTTGCCATGGTCGACTGGACGCACCGGCGCCGACACCACGCGCGGCTGGTATGAGCCACTTTTGGCGCCGCTCTTCCCGGCGTGCGTGTAGGCGCGCGAAATCTCCTCGATATCGTGCTGTTCGTCAGCCGGTAACAGCAACTCCTTGCGGAAGTCCTCCAGCACGGCCTGCACGTCAGTCCCATCCAGCAAATGTTTCTCGTCAACGCTGCCATACAGAAACAGACGGCTGCAAATCTGGTTGATACGCCGCGGGATGCCGCTGCTGTATTTGTGAATCAGGATAAAGGCGTCATTCGTAATTTCGGGGTCGCCCTGCCAGCCTGCTCGCTGCAGGCGCTGCTCAATGTAATCCCGTGCTTCGTCCGGTTCCAACGAATCGAGGTGGGATGCGGCAATGATCCGCTGCAAGAGCTGTTTCAGCGTCGGATCCTGCACCTTGTCACGCAGGGTTTCCTGGCCGAGCAGAAAAATCTGTAACAGCGGCCGATTGCCCTTTTGCAGGTTGGTCAGCAGTCGCAGGTCTTCCAGCCCATCTAAGGGAAGATTCTGTGCCTCATCGACCACCAGCAAGGCGCGCTTGCCGGCCTGCGCATTTTCGGTGAGGAACAGCTCCAGGGTACGTAACACACTGGCTCTATCCATGCCTTCGACGGACAAATT from Gammaproteobacteria bacterium includes:
- a CDS encoding class I SAM-dependent methyltransferase — translated: MSAALEQPREDDPRAIRRSENYQQEYVHSFVDKWDELIDWD
- a CDS encoding NAAT family transporter codes for the protein MEFLFSTFIVLLIVIDPLGNAPIFMALTPNVTAAYRRQMAIRGVALATAILLVFLLIGNTLPKTLGIGISAFRIAGGILLFLLAIDKVFARQSGLRSTTVREQQEAELKQDVSVFPLAFPLIAGPGALTTVLLMTSPRPETRIFIGMLVALLLVLGLALLSLLFAHRLMRLLGETGANVITRLLGLMLAALATQYVLDGVRAAFFV
- a CDS encoding ferredoxin--NADP reductase — translated: MSRWIEGRVIDNRRWTSQLYSLQIDAPVGPFKAGQFTRLGLDIDGERVARPYSFVNAPHERYVEIYSITVPGGPLSNRLFHLTAGNQVWLAPKGAGFFTLVEVPDGKYLWMLSTGTALGPFLAILKTDEPWARFRKIVLTHAVRTAEELTYQDTIRELMTAHPDQLTYIPFVSREDTDFAIKGRVPPAIEDGRLESRAGIALTADDSQVMLCGNPAMVGDTSDVLEARGLKKNKRKEKGHITTENYW
- a CDS encoding AAA family ATPase, with protein sequence MYESFYKLRDEPFRLSPDPYYSFKHRSYVQAEGYLRYGVQRAEGIVMVTGVPGTGKSTLVSDLLSEFPASKLLIGTLVVTRLETDDLIRAVAYAFNLSVEGMDRASVLRTLELFLTENAQAGKRALLVVDEAQNLPLDGLEDLRLLTNLQKGNRPLLQIFLLGQETLRDKVQDPTLKQLLQRIIAASHLDSLEPDEARDYIEQRLQRAGWQGDPEITNDAFILIHKYSSGIPRRINQICSRLFLYGSVDEKHLLDGTDVQAVLEDFRKELLLPADEQHDIEEISRAYTHAGKSGAKSGSYQPRVVSAPVRPVDHGKSDATRPPNAERFNRTEKAGAHGPDNRAAPERTNPERRGAAPPHLQSVNQKSPVNDALKSLENERTPPPSARPRPIPPQTVKQQQTGGAVRSEADRPSLFADPRDERRAPGPTVMRQPHRYDDSSDRYARTGSGRSWLTLLLALALLATSIYAASPLIRDQFGIDIAAIVHEQVGAVTGAPPTESAEQNTAGDAGQETGGDPDPPAAE
- a CDS encoding carboxy terminal-processing peptidase, producing the protein MPNLMLTFFPRRLLFAILPLALISAGLRADIADPPPLQPTVSQLLETELITGFLTEYHYGKPTLNDALSRKTLAQYIESIDPGRSYFLQSDIDKFSAYETRLDDYLRASNPEPAFVIFRVFRQRLHERVEHAKRLLERDFDFTVDESYEYDRSDSLWATSREQLDEIWRKRVKNDVLSLRLAGQRQDKLTDTLRGRYVRLGSQTDQYRTEDVYQLFMNSFTQSIEPHTAYLLPRASEDFEIRMSLSLEGIGAVLQSENEHTVIREIVTGGPADTSDQLSVEDRITGVGQGEDGRIIDVVGWRLDDVVDQIRGPKGTTVRLQVLPRGAGIEAPARVITMTRNEIKLEDQAAQKSVIEVPTSDGQARIGVIEVPAFYLDYEAYAREDPDYRSTTRDVRRLLRELNQEKVEGIVVDLRGNGGGSLTEATQLTGLFIESGPIVQVKDTNARVEVLQDPDPDIAYSGPLAVLVDGFSASASEIFAGAIQDYHRGVVIGEPTFGKGTVQQMVDLNNGVDEESDATLGQITMTVAQFYRVSGASTQHRGVVPDIRFPTVIDNHEQGERALDNALPWDEIQAAAYSPRAIHAAEVNVARERHVQRMRQDPAFEYLMQEIHASEMAQNEHSVSLLESRRRTEMDAMEQASHNREAVYRKASGLPARTNEINGGGFDPNQVLLKEAAHILYDLINNPAIEMPESLRTAKEQRG